From Sediminibacterium sp. TEGAF015, a single genomic window includes:
- a CDS encoding helix-turn-helix transcriptional regulator — protein MTNLIKEERLKKNMTQTELAELVNVSRQTIFSIETNKYIPSILLALKIAKVLGKKVEFLFHLSDQD, from the coding sequence ATGACCAACCTGATTAAAGAAGAAAGATTAAAGAAGAACATGACGCAGACAGAATTGGCAGAGTTGGTAAATGTATCCAGACAAACAATCTTCTCAATAGAAACCAACAAATACATTCCATCTATCCTGCTCGCTTTGAAGATTGCAAAAGTTTTGGGAAAGAAAGTAGAATTCTTATTCCACTTATCTGATCAAGATTAA
- a CDS encoding M1 family metallopeptidase, with translation MKKLLLIIALAQLGNITAQESTKQANKEYRAVPEKINNLVHTKLNASFDYSKSRLNGNVWITLKPHFYATDSLQLDAKGMDIKQVALVKAGKNIPLQYKYDGWVLRIKLDKSYTRSESYTVYVDYTAKPDDLEVKGSAAITDAKGLYFINPSGEDKTKPVQIWTQGETEATSVWVPTIDKTNQKTTQEFNLTVPAKYVTLSNGKLVKQTLNANGTRTDSWKMDLPHAPYLFFMGVGEYAVIKDAYKGKEVSYYVEKPFEKVARRIFGNTPEMMQYFSNKLGVDYPWIKYSQITGRDYVSGAMENTTATLHQESAQQDARELTDGNSWEGTIAHELFHHWFGDYVTAESWSNLTVNESFADYSEYLWAEYKQGKDEAAYINWSAMNGYLNSPSDASKHLVRFYYDTQEDMFDAVSYSKGGRILHMLRKYVGDDAFFASLNKYLTDNKFGNGSAHKLRLAFEAVTGKDLNWFFNQWYFNSGHPNLTLSQQYDANSKKLMVVIKQTQTHQIYQLPVQIDIYHGANKKREMVWAKNTADTFYFDAATQPDLVNIDPERILLAAKKESKSMEAYAHQMKYGGHYLDRREAIDYAGKKITEQGAYALVEAGLKDPYFRIRMKALGSFGNAKLSDATIATIENLAKNDPSKLVRADAISILGRLKNAAYAAQFENYIKDSSYSVAGAALMALNDLDGKKAYAIANELKNQTAKGRLSAAISSVIIANGDESAYEYIMKNFNEMPLSQAKFTAIGSLVEFLSKVKDATKFKAGVDAIVEFRNAIPSSARSQTDPVINNMFLKGLATKKEASGEQALADYVKEKSKQ, from the coding sequence ATGAAGAAACTATTACTGATTATTGCGCTGGCACAGCTGGGCAATATAACAGCACAGGAATCCACAAAACAGGCCAACAAGGAATACAGAGCGGTTCCTGAAAAAATCAATAACCTGGTTCACACCAAACTGAATGCAAGCTTTGATTACAGTAAGTCAAGGTTGAACGGAAACGTCTGGATTACCCTGAAGCCGCACTTTTATGCAACAGACTCTTTACAGCTAGACGCCAAGGGAATGGACATAAAGCAAGTAGCGCTTGTAAAAGCAGGCAAGAATATTCCTTTACAATACAAATACGATGGATGGGTGCTAAGAATTAAACTAGATAAGTCTTATACGCGTAGTGAAAGCTATACCGTATATGTAGACTATACTGCAAAGCCTGATGATTTAGAAGTCAAGGGGAGCGCGGCCATCACTGATGCAAAGGGGCTGTATTTTATAAATCCCAGCGGAGAAGACAAGACCAAGCCAGTACAAATATGGACCCAGGGCGAAACAGAAGCTACTTCAGTTTGGGTTCCCACCATTGACAAGACCAATCAAAAAACAACGCAGGAGTTCAATTTAACTGTACCTGCAAAATATGTAACACTAAGCAATGGGAAATTGGTAAAGCAAACCCTGAATGCCAATGGTACCAGAACTGATAGTTGGAAAATGGATTTACCACATGCACCTTACTTATTCTTTATGGGTGTGGGTGAATACGCTGTTATCAAAGATGCATATAAAGGAAAAGAAGTAAGCTACTATGTAGAAAAGCCTTTCGAAAAAGTAGCCCGTAGAATTTTTGGCAATACGCCTGAAATGATGCAATACTTCTCTAACAAATTAGGCGTTGATTATCCCTGGATTAAATACAGCCAAATAACCGGAAGAGATTATGTAAGTGGCGCTATGGAAAATACCACTGCAACCCTACACCAGGAATCGGCCCAACAGGATGCAAGAGAACTAACGGATGGCAATAGCTGGGAAGGAACCATTGCGCACGAATTATTTCACCACTGGTTTGGAGACTATGTTACTGCAGAAAGCTGGAGTAATTTAACCGTAAACGAAAGTTTTGCTGATTACAGTGAATACTTGTGGGCAGAATACAAACAAGGAAAAGACGAAGCTGCTTATATTAACTGGAGTGCAATGAATGGCTACTTGAATAGTCCTTCTGATGCCAGTAAACACCTTGTAAGATTTTATTATGACACCCAGGAAGACATGTTTGATGCAGTGAGTTACAGCAAAGGGGGAAGAATTCTTCACATGTTAAGAAAATATGTTGGCGATGATGCATTTTTTGCTTCATTAAATAAATATTTAACGGACAACAAATTTGGAAACGGAAGTGCGCATAAATTAAGACTGGCATTTGAAGCTGTTACCGGAAAAGACCTGAATTGGTTCTTTAATCAATGGTATTTTAATAGTGGCCATCCTAATCTCACTTTGAGTCAGCAATACGACGCCAACAGCAAAAAACTTATGGTAGTTATTAAGCAAACACAGACGCATCAAATTTATCAGCTGCCTGTACAGATTGACATATACCATGGGGCCAATAAAAAAAGAGAAATGGTTTGGGCGAAAAACACGGCGGATACTTTTTATTTTGATGCAGCAACACAACCCGATTTAGTAAATATTGATCCTGAAAGAATTCTACTTGCAGCAAAAAAAGAATCAAAATCTATGGAAGCTTATGCGCACCAGATGAAATATGGTGGTCACTATTTAGACAGAAGAGAAGCGATAGATTATGCAGGTAAAAAAATTACAGAACAAGGTGCATATGCTTTGGTAGAAGCCGGTTTAAAAGATCCGTATTTCAGAATCAGGATGAAGGCATTGGGAAGTTTCGGAAATGCTAAGCTATCCGATGCAACCATTGCAACCATTGAAAACCTTGCTAAAAATGATCCGTCTAAGTTGGTAAGAGCAGACGCTATAAGCATATTGGGCCGATTAAAAAATGCTGCCTATGCAGCACAATTTGAAAATTACATCAAAGACTCTTCGTACTCCGTAGCAGGTGCTGCTTTAATGGCATTGAATGATTTAGATGGTAAAAAAGCATATGCAATTGCCAATGAATTAAAAAATCAAACAGCAAAAGGAAGACTAAGTGCAGCAATCAGTTCTGTTATCATTGCAAATGGAGATGAGTCTGCTTATGAATATATCATGAAGAACTTCAATGAAATGCCTTTGTCTCAGGCTAAGTTCACTGCCATTGGTTCTTTGGTTGAATTTTTATCCAAAGTAAAAGATGCAACTAAATTCAAAGCAGGGGTGGATGCTATTGTTGAATTCAGAAATGCCATTCCATCCAGTGCCAGATCACAAACAGATCCTGTAATTAATAATATGTTCTTAAAAGGTTTGGCGACTAAGAAAGAAGCAAGCGGAGAACAGGCATTGGCAGATTATGTAAAAGAGAAGTCTAAACAATAA
- the truA gene encoding tRNA pseudouridine(38-40) synthase TruA, with protein MPRFFIELSYKGTAYHGFQIQENAPTVQLALEKALLTLFKEPFALTGSSRTDAGVHALQNYFHFDTNLPITEKHVYNLNAILPEDIAVRSIRLVSDTSHCRFDALGREYHYYIYQQKDPFMKDRGWYYPFELDFDLLQAAAAVLKEYTDFTSFAKRNSQVFTHNCSIDLSGWSKPAAQQLKYTVSANRFLRGMVRGLVGTMLKVGRKQISLDEFRYIIEAKDCTKADFSTPPQGLFLAKVIFS; from the coding sequence ATGCCCCGTTTTTTTATTGAACTCTCTTACAAGGGCACTGCCTATCATGGCTTTCAGATTCAGGAAAATGCTCCTACCGTTCAGCTGGCGCTGGAAAAAGCTTTGCTAACTTTATTTAAAGAGCCATTTGCTTTAACGGGTTCCTCTAGAACAGATGCAGGGGTGCATGCACTGCAGAATTATTTTCATTTTGATACTAATCTTCCCATTACAGAAAAGCATGTATATAATTTGAATGCCATTCTTCCGGAAGATATTGCTGTGCGCAGCATACGTTTGGTAAGTGATACATCGCATTGCCGTTTTGATGCACTGGGTCGAGAATATCACTATTATATATATCAGCAGAAGGATCCGTTTATGAAGGATCGTGGCTGGTATTATCCTTTTGAGCTTGATTTTGATTTATTGCAGGCTGCTGCTGCCGTACTAAAAGAGTATACCGACTTTACCAGTTTTGCCAAGCGCAATTCCCAGGTATTTACTCATAATTGTTCCATTGATTTATCCGGGTGGAGCAAACCCGCCGCTCAACAACTAAAGTATACGGTTTCTGCCAACCGTTTTCTGCGCGGAATGGTTCGTGGATTGGTAGGAACTATGCTGAAAGTGGGACGTAAACAAATCAGTCTGGATGAATTCAGATACATTATTGAAGCGAAGGACTGTACAAAAGCCGATTTCAGCACACCACCACAGGGACTTTTTTTAGCGAAAGTCATTTTTTCTTAA